AATACCACAGGCTTGCACCGTACAACCAGGAGTTTTTGCTTTAGGGTAAAAATATACCACCACATTTTTCTTATCACGAAAGTCTTTCAGCGTAATTGATTCGCCATTTTGATTACTCAGTGTAAATGCTGGTGCTAAGTTTCCAATTTTTAAAGCTGTCATGTTTTCCCCTTACCGGTAATAAGATGTTTATACACTATCTGATGCATCATCAAGCTGTGCAGATTGTTGTTCAAGTTCTTGGCGCAGATTTTCAGGCAGCTGCTTTTTTGTCTTGGCGCCAAGTTTTTTTATACTGTCTATACGCTTGAGTACATTACCACGACCATCAACTAAGCGCTTTCTAGCCATTTGATAAGCTTCTGCTGATTTATCAATAGCTTTGCCAACATCTTCCATAGATTCGGCAACCAGAATACATTGGTCATATAAAGCACCGGCTTGTTTGGCAATGGTTTCAGCATTTTGGTTTTGCCGTTGAAAGCGCCACATATTTTCAACGGTTCTCAGCGTCGCCAACAAGGTTGTGGGGCTAACGACAATCACCTGTTTATCATAGGCTTGTTGAAAAATCTCTGGCTGTGATTCTAAGGCCAGTAGAAACGCGGCTTCAATCGGCACAAACAAGAATACAAAATCAAGAGTGTTCACCCCTGCCAAATCCTCATAGCGCTTATTGCTTAGACCCTTTATATGTGTTTTTAGTGAAACAATATGCTGATTCAACGCCAGTTTCTTTTCTGCACTATCGTCCGCCTCGATGTAGCGTTGGTAATCTAATAATGATACTTTTGCATCAATAA
The Pseudomonadales bacterium genome window above contains:
- a CDS encoding DNA recombination protein RmuC, whose translation is IDAKVSLLDYQRYIEADDSAEKKLALNQHIVSLKTHIKGLSNKRYEDLAGVNTLDFVFLFVPIEAAFLLALESQPEIFQQAYDKQVIVVSPTTLLATLRTVENMWRFQRQNQNAETIAKQAGALYDQCILVAESMEDVGKAIDKSAEAYQMARKRLVDGRGNVLKRIDSIKKLGAKTKKQLPENLRQELEQQSAQLDDASDSV